Proteins found in one Zea mays cultivar B73 chromosome 1, Zm-B73-REFERENCE-NAM-5.0, whole genome shotgun sequence genomic segment:
- the LOC103643853 gene encoding protein ALP1-like isoform X1: MRHTLFVRIWKAVEEHDQYFVQKRNAAGILGLSSLQKITAAFRMLSYGVAADATDDYVRIGESTAIESLRRFVSAVVEVFGEEYLRSPNEDDIARLLAIGDSRGFPGMLGSIDCMHWKWKNCPSAWQGMYTGHVHEPTIILEAVADKDLWIWHAFFGMPGSHNDINVLHRSSLFARLAEGEAPNVNYTINNNDYTMGYYLADGIYPSWATFVKTIPEPQGNKKKYFAIAQEACRKDVERAFGVLQARFAIVRGPARFWDEDTLGLIMRACIIMHNMIVEDERDDEHDIIYEGVGEKVNLSHEGTPELEEFIQNYKNIKDKEIHTQLQADIIEHLWQHHPDLYK, translated from the coding sequence ATGAGACATACATTGTTTGTACGCATATGGAAAGCTGTGGAAGAACATGACCAATATTTTGTTCAGAAAAGGAACGCTGCTGGTATTCTTGGCCTATCTAGTCTGCAAAAAATTACCGCGGCATTTCGAATGTTATCTTATGGAGTAGCAGCTGATGCTACTGATGATTATGTTCGCATTGGTGAGAGTACTGCAATTGAGAGTCTACGAAGGTTTGTTAGTGCTGTTGTTGAGGTTTTTGGAGAAGAATATTTGAGATCACCTAATGAAGACGATATTGCAAGATTACTGGCCATCGGAGACAGTAGAGGTTTTCCTGGTATGCTTGGTTCAATTGATTGTATGCATTGGAAGTGGAAAAATTGTCCTTCAGCTTGGCAAGGTATGTATACCGGGCACGTGCATGAGCCTACAATTATACTTGAAGCTGTTGCGGATAAAGATCTTTGGATTTGGCATGCATTTTTTGGGATGCCTGGTTCCCACAATGACATCAATGTTTTGCATCGATCCTCTTTGTTTGCACGCCTAGCAGAAGGTGAAGCTCCAAATGTGAATTATACAATTAATAACAATGATTACACGATGGGTTATTATCTTGCTGATGGCATCTATCCATCGTGGGCTACTTTTGTCAAGACCATTCCAGAACCACAAGGCAATAAGAAGAAATATTTCGCTATTGCACAAGAAGCTTGCAGAAAGGATGTGGAACGAGCGTTTGGAGTTCTGCAAGCTCGATTCGCAATCGTTCGGGGTCCAGCTCGGTTTTGGGATGAAGACACTCTCGGACTAATCATGAGAGCTTGTATCATTATGCATAATATGATCGTCGAGGATGAGCGAGATGACGAACATGATATAATTTACGAAGGCGTAGGAGAAAAGGTAAATTTGTCGCATGAAGGGACACCAGAACTTGAGGAATTTATTCAAAACTACAAGAATATAAAGGATAAAGAAATTCACACTCAGCTTCAAGCTGACATCATTGAGCACTTGTGGCAACATCATCCAGACCTTTACAAATGA
- the LOC103643854 gene encoding histone-lysine N-methyltransferase ATXR3 → MKYFKSRELTLAINEVLDPWISAKQPKKEFEAYFSHNSASRNFLPEDGGSAKRARLLPDQSDENIHLSQDIIASRKEDICFEELCDGASSVDNDSVNPRAGNASWGLLNDHLLARIFHFMRADLKSLISSAATCKSWNAAAKYYRNMCRFIDLSSVGPLCTDSVFCDIMMQYRSVFWGTG, encoded by the exons ATGAAATATTTCAAGAGCAGGGAACTTACTTTAGCTATAAATGAGGTCTTGGATCCATGGATTTCAGCAAAGCAACCAAAAAAAGAGTTTGAAGCATACTTTTCTCACAATTCAGCATCTAGGAATTTCCTGCCAG AAGATGGTGGGTCTGCAAAAAGGGCAAGATTGCTACCTGACCAGAGTGACGAAAATATTCATTTGTCACAAGACATTATTGCTAGTCGGAAGGAGGACATCTGTTTTGAAGAGTTATGTGATGGAGCATCGTCTGTTGATAATGATTCTGTGAATCCCAGAGCAGGAAATGCAAGCTGGGGTCTACTAAATGACCATCTGTTAGCAAGAATCTTTCATTTTATGAGGGCAGATTTGAAATCACTTATTTCTTCTGCAGCTACCTGTAAGAGCTGGAATGCTGCTGCGAAGTATTACAGAAACATGTGTAGATTCATTGATCTGTCTTCTGTTGGTCCTCTTTGCACTGATTCGGTGTTTTGTGATATTATG ATGCAGTATCGATCTGTATTTTGGGGTACTGGTTGA
- the LOC103643853 gene encoding putative nuclease HARBI1 isoform X2, protein MLSYGVAADATDDYVRIGESTAIESLRRFVSAVVEVFGEEYLRSPNEDDIARLLAIGDSRGFPGMLGSIDCMHWKWKNCPSAWQGMYTGHVHEPTIILEAVADKDLWIWHAFFGMPGSHNDINVLHRSSLFARLAEGEAPNVNYTINNNDYTMGYYLADGIYPSWATFVKTIPEPQGNKKKYFAIAQEACRKDVERAFGVLQARFAIVRGPARFWDEDTLGLIMRACIIMHNMIVEDERDDEHDIIYEGVGEKVNLSHEGTPELEEFIQNYKNIKDKEIHTQLQADIIEHLWQHHPDLYK, encoded by the coding sequence ATGTTATCTTATGGAGTAGCAGCTGATGCTACTGATGATTATGTTCGCATTGGTGAGAGTACTGCAATTGAGAGTCTACGAAGGTTTGTTAGTGCTGTTGTTGAGGTTTTTGGAGAAGAATATTTGAGATCACCTAATGAAGACGATATTGCAAGATTACTGGCCATCGGAGACAGTAGAGGTTTTCCTGGTATGCTTGGTTCAATTGATTGTATGCATTGGAAGTGGAAAAATTGTCCTTCAGCTTGGCAAGGTATGTATACCGGGCACGTGCATGAGCCTACAATTATACTTGAAGCTGTTGCGGATAAAGATCTTTGGATTTGGCATGCATTTTTTGGGATGCCTGGTTCCCACAATGACATCAATGTTTTGCATCGATCCTCTTTGTTTGCACGCCTAGCAGAAGGTGAAGCTCCAAATGTGAATTATACAATTAATAACAATGATTACACGATGGGTTATTATCTTGCTGATGGCATCTATCCATCGTGGGCTACTTTTGTCAAGACCATTCCAGAACCACAAGGCAATAAGAAGAAATATTTCGCTATTGCACAAGAAGCTTGCAGAAAGGATGTGGAACGAGCGTTTGGAGTTCTGCAAGCTCGATTCGCAATCGTTCGGGGTCCAGCTCGGTTTTGGGATGAAGACACTCTCGGACTAATCATGAGAGCTTGTATCATTATGCATAATATGATCGTCGAGGATGAGCGAGATGACGAACATGATATAATTTACGAAGGCGTAGGAGAAAAGGTAAATTTGTCGCATGAAGGGACACCAGAACTTGAGGAATTTATTCAAAACTACAAGAATATAAAGGATAAAGAAATTCACACTCAGCTTCAAGCTGACATCATTGAGCACTTGTGGCAACATCATCCAGACCTTTACAAATGA
- the LOC542657 gene encoding formate dehydrogenase 1, mitochondrial: protein MHVLITTPFHPAYVTAERIKKAKNLELLLTAGIGSDLPAAAAVGLTMAEVTGSNTVSVAEDELLRILILLRNFLPGYQQVVQGEWNVAGISHRAYDLEGKTVGTVGAGRIGRLLLQRLKPFNCNLLYHDRLQIDPELEKEIGAKFEEDLDAMLPKCDVIVINTPLTEKTRGMFNKERIAKMKERVIVVNNARGAIMDARAVADACSSGHIAGYGGDVWFPQPAPKDHPWRYMPNHAMAPHISGTTIDAQVRF from the exons ATGCATGTCCTGATTACCACCCCATTCCACCCAGCTTATGTCACTGCAGAGAGGATAAAGAAGGCGAAGAATCTTGAGCTTCTTCTCACGGCAGGAATCGGCTCCGATCTTCCAGCAGCTGCTGCTGTGGGCTTAACTATGGCTGAGGTCACTGGAAGCAACACTGTCTCTGTGGCAGAAGATGAGCTCTTGCGCATTCTGATTCTACTCAGGAACTTCTTGCCTGGGTACCAACAGGTAGTTCAAGGCGAATGGAACGTAGCAGGCATTTCCCACAGAGCTTATGATCTTGAAGGAAAAACTGTTGGGACTGTTGGGGCTGGTCGTATTGGCAGGCTCTTGCTTCAGCGTCTTAAGCCCTTTAACTGCAACCTACTTTACCATGACAGACTTCAGATTGACCCAGAGCTTGAGAAAGAAATTGGGGCCAAATTTGAGGAGGACCTGGATGCTATGCTTCCAAAGTGTGATGTGATTGTGATCAACACACCTCTTACGGAGAAAACAAG AGGCATGTTTAACAAAGAGAGGATTGCAAAGATGAAGGAACGTGTAATTGTTGTGAATAATGCTCGAGGAGCAATCATGGATGCTCGAGCAGTCGCAGATGCATGTTCTAGCGGTCACATTGCTG GATATGGTGGTGATGTGTGGTTCCCACAGCCAGCACCAAAGGATCACCCCTGGCGCTACATGCCTAACCATGCCATGGCCCCTCACATCTCTGGGACTACAATTGATGCGCAGGTCAGGTTCTGA
- the LOC100193051 gene encoding Adenylosuccinate synthetase 2, chloroplastic-like, producing MPLAPLSLEPPPFRLIRPATGSGGRVLPVPGPAPRLCRSLRAAPVAPDTTEEPFAAARGRLESLSQVTGVLGTQWGDEGKGKLVDILSQRFDVVARCQGGANAGHTIYNSEGKKFSLHLVPSGILNENTQCVIGNGAVVHLPGFFKEIDGLESNGISCEGRLLVSDRAHLLFDLHQVVDGLREAELGNSFIGTTKRGIGPCYSNKVTRNGLRVGDLRHMDIFGAKLNTLLRDAALRFKDFEYDNKILKEEVEKYKKFAERLEPFITDTVHFVNQSILQKKKILVEGGQATMLDIDFGTYPFVTSSSPSAGGICTGLGIAPRSLGDIIGVVKAYTTRVGSGPFPTELLGNTGDLLRASGMEFGTTTGRPRRCGWLDIVALKYCCQINGFSSLNLTKLDVLTGLKEIKLGTSYYTDDGNSVQSFPADLSLLEQVKVKYEALPGWEEDISSIRDYSDLPETARRYVERIEELVGIPVHYIGVGPGRDALIYK from the exons ATGCCGCTGGCTCCTCTGTCGCTGGAACCCCCTCCCTTCCGTCTCATCCGCCCCGCCACCGGCAGCGGCGGACGCGTCCTCCCGGTCCCAGGGCCTGCACCGCGCCTATGTCGATCGCTGAGGGCGGCTCCGGTGGCACCCGACACCACGGAGGAGCCGTTTGCGGCCGCGCGGGGCCGGCTAGAGTCGCTGAGCCAGGTCACAGGAGTGCTGGGCACGCAGTGGGGCGACGAGGGGAAGGGAAAGCTCGTCGATATCCTCTCCCAGCGCTTCGACGTCGTCGCTCGCTGCCAG GGTGGGGCTAACGCTGGACATACCATATACAATTCTGAAGGGAAGAAGTTTTCACTTCATCTTGTTCCATCAGGCATCCTTAATGAAAACACTCAATGTGTAATTGGTAATGGAGCAGTTGTTCATCTTCCTGGATTCTTCAAGGAAATCGATGGGCTAGAGTCTAATGGAATTTCTTGCGAGGGAAGGCTTTTGGTATCAGATCGTGCCCATCTTTTGTTTGATCTTCATCAAGTTGTTGATGGTCTTAGGGAGGCAGAGCTTGGGAATTCCTTTATAGGAACAACAAAGAGAGGAATTGGACCATGCTATTCGAACAAGGTTACAAGGAATGGACTTAGAGTTGGTGACCTGCGACATATGGATATCTTTGGTGCAAAACTCAACACCCTATTAAGAGATGCAGCTCTACGCTTCAAAGATTTTGAATATGATAACAAGATTCTGAAAGAGGAAGTTGAGAAGTATAAAAAGTTTGCTGAACGATTGGAACCTTTCATCACCGATACCGTGCATTTCGTGAATCAGTCGATTTTGCAGAAGAAGAAAATATTGGTTGAAGGTGGTCAAGCTACCATGTTAGACATAGACTTTGGGACCTACCCCTTTGTCACTTCCTCTAGTCCCTCAGCTGGTGGAATCTGTACCGGGCTTGGTATTGCTCCCAGAAGTCTCGGTGATATCATTGGAGTG GTAAAAGCCTACACAACTAGGGTTGGATCCGGTCCTTTCCCAACAGAACTATTGGGTAATACTGGCGATTTGCTTCGTGCTTCTGGAATGGAATTTGGTACCACAACAGGTCGCCCTAGGCGTTGTGGCTGGCTTGATATAGTTGCCCTGAAATACTGTTGCCAAATCAATGGTTTCTCGTCTTTGAATCTCACAAAGCTCGATGTCTTAACTGGACTCAAGGAAATTAAGCTGGGTACCTCATACTACACCGATGATGGTAACTCTGTCCAATCATTCCCAGCAGATCTCTCTCTTTTGGAGCAAGTAAAG GTCAAATATGAGGCCCTGCCTGGATGGGAGGAAGACATTTCGTCAATACGAGATTACAGTGATCTCCCAGAAACAGCTCGTCGCTACGTGGAGAGGATAGAGGAACTGGTCGGCATTCCAGTACACTACATTGGTGTCGGGCCTGGACGCGACGCCCTCATATACAAATAA
- the LOC541936 gene encoding silencing gene B 102, with product MTTIRRFCCDDLLRFASVNLDHLTETFNMSFYMTYLARWPDYFHAAVSPGGRVMGYIMGKVEGQGESWHGHVTAVSVASEFRRQKLAKKLMNLLEEISDKMDKAYFVDLFVRASNMPAIRMYEKLGYVVYRRVLRYYSGEEDGLDMRKALSQDVEKKSIIPLKRPITPDELEYD from the exons ATGACGACAATCCGTCGGTTCTGCTGCGACGACCTCCTCCGCTTCGCCTCCGTCAACCTGGACCACCTCACCGAGACG TTCAACATGTCGTTCTACATGACGTACCTGGCGCGCTGGCCCGACTACTTCCACGCCGCCGTCAGCCCTGGCGGCCGCGTCATGGGTTACA TCATGGGTAAAGTTGAAGGCCAAGGTGAATCTTGGCATGGACATGTCACAGCGGTTTCTGTTGCCTCTGAATTTCGTAGGCAGAAGTTAGCCAAAAAACTTATGAACTTACTGGAGGAAATCAGTGATAAGAT GGATAAGGCCTACTTCGTGGATCTCTTTGTAAGGGCATCTAACATGCCAGCGATAAGGATGTATGAAAAG CTTGGTTATGTGGTTTATCGAAGGGTGCTCCGGTACTACTCAGGGGAAGAAGATGGCCTCG ATATGAGAAAAGCATTATCACAAGATGTTGAGAAGAAGTCCATCATACCACTCAAGAGGCCAATTACGCCTGATGAACTTGAATATGATTGA